From the genome of Vigna angularis cultivar LongXiaoDou No.4 chromosome 11, ASM1680809v1, whole genome shotgun sequence, one region includes:
- the LOC108334206 gene encoding receptor-like protein kinase BRI1-like 3, whose product MKRAKPYLRRNMSWSPTLVITSLLLIALFVAVTTAEAESEPASTSDANLLIRFKQFHVSSDPRGFLSDWLPDAPSPCAWRGVTCSPQPPRVTAIDLSGASLSGTLHLPTLTSLPSLSTLVLRGNSFSAFNLSVSPFCTLQTLDLSFNNFSGKFPFANLTPCNRLTYLNLSNNLITAGLGLGPDSGLSLAQLDLSRNLVSDVSLLVSSLASSALVYLNFSNNRLTGQLGESLVSRSANLSTLDLSHNLLSGAVPPRLVNDAVQVLDFSFNNFSRLDFSSCGSLTRLSFSRNALSGEEFPRGLSSCNRLEVLDLSRNEFEAEIPGEILRSLRSLKSLFLDRNKFFGEIPSELGSLCGSLVELDLSENMLSGALPLSFVNCSSMLSLNLARNYFSGNFLVSVVSNLQSLEYLNVAFNNITGQVPFSLVNLKRLRVLDLSSNRLNGNVPSFFCPSELEKLILAGNYLSGTVPSQLGDCKNLRTVDFSFNSLNGSIPWEVWALPNLSDLIMWANNLTGEIPEGICVKGGNLENLILNNNFISGSIPKSIANCTNMIWVSLASNRLTGAIPSGIGKLNVLAILQLGNNSLSGRIPPEIGKCGKLIWLDLNSNNLTGNIPFELADQAGLVIPGKVSGKQFAFVRNEGGTSCRGAGGLVEFEDIRTERLEGFPMVHSCPLTRIYSGWTVYTFSSNGSMIYLDLSYNLLSGTIPGNLGGMAYLQVLNMGHNRLSGNIPDSFGGLKVIGVLDLSHNSLNGSIPGSLQSLSFLSDLDVSNNNLTGSIPSGGQLTTFPASRYENNSGLCGLPLPSCSASKNRSVGVVVWKKKQPVAAGVVIGLLCFLLFALGLVLALYRVRKAQKKEEIREKYIESLPTSGSSSWKISSFPEPLSINVATFEKPLRKLTFAHLLEATNGFSAESLIGSGGFGEVYKAKLKDGCVVAIKKLIHVTGQGDREFMAEMETIGKIKHRNLVQLLGYCKVGEERLLVYEFMKWGSLEAVLHERAKGGGSNLDWGARKKIAIGSARGLAFLHHSCIPHIIHRDMKSSNILLDEDFEARVSDFGMARLVNALDTHLTVSTLAGTPGYVPPEYYQSFRCTAKGDVYSYGVILLELLSGRRPIDSSEFGDDNNLVGWSKKLYKEKRINEILDPDLIVQSSSESELFQYLRIAFECLDERPYRRPTMIQVMAMFKELQVDTDNDTLDSFSLRDSFIDEA is encoded by the coding sequence ATGAAAAGAGCGAAACCATACCTCAGGAGGAACATGTCGTGGTCACCAACACTAGTAATTACCTCCCTTCTTCTGATTGCCTTATTCGTTGCAGTAACAACAGCAGAAGCAGAATCAGAACCGGCATCAACCTCCGATGCGAATCTCCTCATCCGCTTCAAGCAGTTCCACGTTTCCTCCGACCCCCGCGGCTTCCTCTCCGATTGGCTCCCCGACGCGCCGTCCCCGTGCGCGTGGCGCGGCGTTACCTGCTCGCCCCAGCCACCCCGCGTCACCGCCATCGACCTCTCCGGCGCCTCCCTCTCCGGCACCCTCCACCTCCCCACCCTCACATCCCTCCCCTCGCTAAGCACCCTCGTCCTACGTGGCAACTCCTTCTCCGCTTTCAACCTCAGCGTTTCGCCGTTTTGCACGCTTCAAACACTCGACCTCTCTTTCAACAACTTCTCCGGCAAGTTTCCTTTCGCAAACCTAACTCCGTGTAACCGCCTCACTTACTTAAACCTCTCCAATAATCTCATCACCGCTGGGCTCGGCCTTGGGCCTGACTCTGGGCTTTCCCTGGCCCAACTCGACTTGTCCAGAAACCTCGTCTCCGACGTGAGCCTTCTCGTGTCCTCTCTCGCGAGCTCCGCTCTCGTTTATCTGAACTTCTCCAACAACAGACTCACGGGTCAACTCGGCGAGTCGCTCGTTTCGCGAAGCGCGAACCTCTCCACCTTGGACCTCTCCCACAATCTTCTCTCTGGGGCGGTGCCGCCTCGGCTCGTGAATGACGCCGTTCAGGTTCTCGATTTCTCGTTCAACAACTTCTCGCGGCTGGATTTCTCCTCGTGCGGTAGCCTAACGCGGTTGAGCTTCTCGCGCAATGCGCTCTCCGGAGAAGAGTTTCCGCGCGGGTTGAGCAGCTGCAACAGGCTCGAGGTTCTGGATCTTTCTCGCAATGAGTTTGAAGCCGAGATTCCCGGGGAGATTCTTCGGAGTTTGAGGAGCTTGAAGTCTTTGTTTCTCGACCGCAACAAATTCTTCGGCGAGATTCCGAGCGAGCTCGGAAGCCTCTGCGGAAGTCTCGTGGAGCTTGATCTCTCCGAGAACATGCTTTCTGGTGCGTTGCCTTTGAGCTTCGTGAACTGTTCTTCCATGCTGAGTTTGAACCTTGCGAGGAACTATTTCTCTGGGAACTTCCTCGTGTCCGTGGTTAGCAACCTTCAGAGTCTTGAGTATCTAAACGTGGCGTTTAATAACATAACGGGACAGGTTCCGTTTTCGCTTGTTAACCTGAAACGGCTTCGGGTGCTTGACTTGAGCTCGAACCGGTTAAACGGCAATGTTCCGTCGTTCTTTTGCCCTTCCGAGCTGGAGAAGTTGATCCTTGCGGGCAATTACCTTTCCGGGACGGTGCCGTCACAGCTCGGTGATTGTAAGAATTTGAGAACCGTTGATTTCAGCTTTAACAGCTTGAACGGTTCGATTCCGTGGGAGGTTTGGGCTTTGCCTAACCTCTCTGATTTGATTATGTGGGCGAATAATCTCACTGGGGAAATCCCAGAAGGAATTTGTGTTAAAGGAGGGAACTTGGAGAATTTGATTCTCAACAATAACTTCATTTCTGGGTCAATTCCGAAGTCAATTGCCAATTGCACCAACATGATATGGGTGTCGCTGGCGAGCAACCGGTTAACCGGAGCGATACCTTCTGGGATTGGGAAATTGAACGTATTGGCGATTCTCCAGCTTGGGAACAACTCGCTGAGTGGGAGGATTCCACCGGAGATAGGCAAGTGTGGGAAGTTGATATGGTTAGATTTGAATAGCAATAACCTAACTGGGAATATCCCGTTTGAGCTTGCTGATCAAGCGGGACTGGTTATCCCGGGCAAGGTTTCAGGGAAGCAGTTTGCGTTTGTGAGGAACGAGGGTGGGACTAGTTGCAGGGGTGCTGGTGGGTTGGTTGAGTTTGAGGATATCAGAACAGAGAGACTTGAAGGTTTTCCCATGGTGCATTCGTGCCCATTGACGCGGATTTACTCCGGTTGGACCGTGTATACTTTTTCTTCCAATGGGAGCATGATCTACCTTGACCTTTCCTACAACTTGCTGTCTGGGACTATTCCTGGGAATTTGGGTGGCATGGCCTATTTGCAGGTGTTGAATATGGGGCACAATAGGCTGAGTGGGAACATTCCAGATAGTTTTGGTGGTTTGAAAGTAATTGGGGTGCTTGATCTGTCACATAACAGTCTTAATGGGTCCATCCCTGGTTCATTGCAGAGCCTTTCTTTTCTCAGTGACCTTGACGTCTCTAATAATAATCTCACCGGGTCCATTCCTTCTGGAGGTCAGTTGACTACTTTTCCAGCTTCTAGATACGAGAACAACTCTGGCCTTTGCGGCCTGCCGCTGCCATCGTGTAGTGCTTCGAAGAACCGCTCAGTGGGTGTTGTGGTTTGGAAGAAGAAGCAGCCTGTAGCAGCTGGGGTTGTCATTGGTTTGCTTTGCTTCCTCTTGTTTGCGCTTGGGCTTGTGTTGGCTTTGTACAGGGTGAGGAAGGCTCAGAAGAAGGAGGAGATTAGAGAAAAGTATATAGAGAGTCTTCCCACTTCGGGGAGCAGTAGTTGGAAGATTTCCAGCTTTCCTGAGCCTCTGAGCATCAATGTTGCCACCTTTGAGAAGCCTCTGCGGAAGCTGACTTTCGCACATCTTCTCGAGGCTACTAATGGTTTCAGTGCTGAGAGTTTGATCGGCTCTGGGGGATTTGGTGAAGTGTACAAGGCTAAACTCAAAGATGGCTGTGTTGTTGCCATCAAGAAGCTCATTCATGTGACGGGTCAGGGAGATAGGGAGTTCATGGCTGAGATGGAAACTATTGGGAAGATTAAGCATAGGAACCTGGTTCAGCTGCTGGGTTACTGTAAAGTTGGGGAGGAGAGGCTTCTTGTGTACGAGTTCATGAAATGGGGAAGTCTTGAGGCTGTTTTACATGAAAGGGCAAAAGGAGGAGGTTCAAATCTTGATTGGGGTGCAAGAAAGAAGATTGCCATAGGGTCAGCAAGAGGTCTTGCATTTCTTCATCATAGTTGCATTCCTCACATTATACACAGGGACATGAAGTCCAGCAACATTCTTCTTGATGAAGATTTTGAGGCTAGAGTTTCTGATTTTGGCATGGCAAGATTGGTCAATGCCCTCGATACTCATTTAACTGTCAGCACACTTGCCGGAACACCGGGTTATGTACCCCCTGAGTACTACCAGAGTTTCCGATGTACAGCTAAAGGGGATGTCTATAGTTATGGTGTCATACTGCTTGAGCTTCTATCAGGTAGAAGGCCAATCGACTCTTCCGAGTTTGGTGATGACAACAATCTTGTTGGTTGGTCTAAGAAGCTTTACAAAGAGAAGAGAATTAATGAAATACTTGATCCTGATTTAATTGTGCAATCATCTAGTGAAAGTGAACTATTTCAGTATTTGAGAATTGCCTTTGAGTGTCTAGATGAGAGGCCCTACCGTCGGCCGACCATGATACAAGTGATGGCCATGTTCAAAGAGCTTCAGGTTGACACAGATAATGATACGCTTGATAGCTTCTCTCTGAGAGACAGTTTCATTGATGAAGCATGA